Proteins from one Ochotona princeps isolate mOchPri1 chromosome Y, mOchPri1.hap1, whole genome shotgun sequence genomic window:
- the LOC131478751 gene encoding LOW QUALITY PROTEIN: histone-lysine N-methyltransferase PRDM7-like (The sequence of the model RefSeq protein was modified relative to this genomic sequence to represent the inferred CDS: inserted 1 base in 1 codon), giving the protein MYNLKGRKGQTYKEFSETEDDDYLYCEKCQICFLKSCAAHGPPVFLKDNPVEKGHPSRALLSVPTGLRMXPSSIPEAGLGVFNEASDLPLGLHFGPFEGKITEVEEEADNGYSWQIAKGRNSYEYVDGKDTSLANWMRYVNCARNDEEQNLVAFQYHRQIFYRTCQVIKPGCELLIWYGDEYGQKLG; this is encoded by the exons atgtacaacttgaaaggaagaaagggtcagacatacaaagagttcagtgagactgaggatgatgactacctgt ATTGTGAGAAGTGTCAGATCTGcttcctgaagagctgtgctgctcatggaccccccgtgtttctaaaggacaatccagtggaaaagggacatcctagtcgtgctctcctcagtgtgcccactggaCTTCGAA GCCCATCGAGCATTCCGGAAGCTGGGCTTggagtatttaatgaagcatctgatctgcctttggggctgcactttggtccttttgagggcaagatcacagaagtggaagaggaagctgacaatgggtacagctggcag ATAGCCAAGGGCAGGAACAGCTATGAGTATGTGGATGGAAAGGATACTTCTTTGGCCAACTGGATGAG GTATGTGAactgtgcccgcaatgatgaggagcagaatttggtggccttccagtaccacaggcagatattttaccgcacctgccaggtcatcaaaccaggctgtgagctgctaatatggtatggggatgagtatggccagaagctgggt